A single Lactuca sativa cultivar Salinas chromosome 8, Lsat_Salinas_v11, whole genome shotgun sequence DNA region contains:
- the LOC111906923 gene encoding uncharacterized protein LOC111906923: MLETKPILSVTKEVTRSWFIEKVLPDIRAKWPRSHVGPIFIQQDNAKPHIDVNDNDFLEVASSDGFDIRLNFQPSNSPDLNVLDLGFFRAIQSLQEQEALGTIDELVHAVQTSFEKMQSQQLNNVFLTLQTCMMEIIRVQGGNNYQIPHIGKNRLEQEGNLPLQIGCDENLINESLLQLAA, translated from the coding sequence ATGTTAGAGACAAAGCCTATTTTATCCGTGACTAAAGAAGTAACAAGGTCATGGTTTATAGAAAAAGTTTTGCCGGATATTAGAGCTAAATGGCCTCGAAGTCATGTCGGTCCCATATTTATCCAACAAGATAATGCCAAGCCCCATATTGATGTCAATGATAACGACTTTCTTGAAGTGGCATCTTCAGATGGGTTTGATATCCGACTTAATTTTCAGCCCTCCAATAGTCCGGATTTAAATGTTTTAGACCTTGGATTCTTTCGAGCAATCCAATCACTTCAAGAACAAGAGGCTTTAGGTACGATTGATGAATTGGTTCATGCGGTTCAAACGTCTTTTGAAAAAATGCAATCTCAACAACTTAACAATGTATTTTTAACTCTACAAACGTGTATGATGGAAATCATAAGGGTTCAAGGTGGCAACAACTATCAAATACCACATATTGGTAAGAATAGGTTGGAACAAGAAGGAAACTTACCACTTCAAATTGGATGTGATGAAAATTTGATAAATGAGTCTTTATTGCAATTGGCTGCCTAG